A genomic window from Methanobrevibacter sp. TLL-48-HuF1 includes:
- a CDS encoding restriction endonuclease subunit S, which translates to MRFDFEHSDFEKYKLGELVENVVAGATPKTSVEEYWDGGNIPWLSSGEVHKKYVYFTDKFITSEGYNNSSTKLVPKNSVLIALAGQGKTRGTVAINKIELCTNQSIASIIPNDNLYYKFLFYYLESKYDYLRALSSSDGGRGGLNLKLIRSIPIQIPSVDEQKVISNFINSGCPPKLNFG; encoded by the coding sequence TTGCGATTTGATTTCGAACATTCTGATTTTGAAAAATACAAATTAGGGGAATTGGTTGAAAATGTTGTTGCTGGAGCAACTCCTAAAACATCAGTAGAAGAATATTGGGATGGGGGAAATATACCTTGGTTATCTTCAGGTGAAGTTCATAAGAAATATGTCTATTTCACTGATAAATTTATTACTTCTGAAGGATATAATAATTCAAGTACTAAATTAGTCCCAAAAAATTCAGTTTTAATTGCTTTAGCAGGTCAAGGAAAAACAAGAGGTACTGTAGCAATAAATAAAATTGAATTATGTACAAATCAATCAATAGCGTCAATTATTCCTAATGATAATTTGTATTACAAATTTTTATTCTATTATCTTGAATCTAAATATGATTATCTTAGAGCATTATCAAGTTCAGATGGAGGTCGTGGTGGTTTAAATTTAAAATTAATTCGTTCAATACCTATTCAGATACCTTCTGTTGATGAACAAAAAGTTATTTCTAACTTTATTAATTCAGGGTGTCCGCCAAAATTGAATTTTGGCTGA
- a CDS encoding transposase, whose product MVKRKFDRNQAKLGINTLDWNVPENHISRFVVEFVEEVFPLLNIKEPKKKKGRDSLPVDSMLKLLIYAKIQHIDRTSIIADMARYHDIFKYVCDDIRPSERSIQRYRREYGHYFEVLLQMTLKKAFDEGFTEFNHVAIDGTIKKAYNSNNNTITKKETQILIDYYEGRPIDPECLEKLHKPAQRLLEKKDIDDEDKLELLYGIKTQFTFTGQDKIPVNDIEARFMKGKKGNFMVAYNIQSAVDYDTKLICAINVTQNPTDHYELPIIAERAIRNINTTPKYISADTIYLNQISLSYLADKKIDGLIPNRKQSKEKIGKLNPNPYHKDHFEYDYELDAFKCPKNQYMHFFAKYIEPHKDPEKPDKIKRLYNNYEACKNCKARNKCLTGKQTHKTITEYGSEMQKAMNEKMEKQEYKDEYSKRSSVEGPFGIFKEQFQIEKEVVIGMVKTEERINLDALAYNLIRLHNIKQEIKNTTEDLEDFCESTSIKNQLKLDVTIF is encoded by the coding sequence ATGGTTAAAAGAAAGTTTGATAGGAATCAGGCAAAATTGGGCATTAATACTCTTGATTGGAATGTTCCGGAGAATCATATTTCTCGTTTTGTTGTTGAATTTGTTGAAGAAGTTTTTCCACTTTTAAATATCAAAGAACCCAAGAAAAAGAAAGGAAGAGACTCCCTTCCAGTGGATTCCATGTTAAAATTGCTTATTTATGCCAAAATCCAACATATTGATAGAACATCAATAATTGCAGATATGGCGCGATACCATGATATATTTAAATACGTGTGCGATGATATTAGACCTTCTGAAAGATCAATCCAAAGATATCGAAGAGAATATGGCCATTATTTTGAAGTATTGCTGCAAATGACATTAAAAAAGGCCTTTGATGAAGGATTCACTGAATTTAATCACGTTGCCATTGATGGAACCATCAAAAAAGCATACAATTCCAACAACAACACCATTACAAAAAAAGAAACTCAAATATTGATCGATTACTACGAAGGACGACCTATTGACCCTGAATGTCTTGAAAAACTTCACAAACCTGCTCAAAGATTATTGGAAAAGAAAGACATAGATGATGAAGATAAATTAGAACTATTATATGGAATAAAAACACAATTTACATTCACAGGACAGGATAAAATTCCAGTAAATGATATAGAAGCAAGATTTATGAAAGGAAAGAAAGGAAACTTCATGGTTGCTTATAATATCCAATCTGCAGTCGATTATGATACCAAATTAATCTGTGCAATAAACGTCACACAAAACCCGACAGACCACTACGAACTACCAATAATCGCAGAAAGAGCAATAAGAAACATTAACACCACACCAAAGTATATAAGTGCCGATACAATATACTTAAACCAAATATCACTATCATACTTAGCAGATAAAAAAATAGATGGTTTAATACCAAATAGAAAGCAAAGTAAAGAAAAAATAGGAAAATTAAATCCAAATCCATACCATAAAGACCATTTTGAATATGATTATGAATTAGATGCATTCAAATGCCCAAAAAATCAATATATGCACTTTTTCGCAAAATACATCGAACCACACAAAGATCCAGAAAAACCAGACAAAATAAAAAGACTCTACAACAATTATGAAGCCTGTAAAAACTGCAAAGCACGAAACAAATGCTTAACAGGCAAACAAACACACAAAACCATCACAGAATACGGATCAGAAATGCAAAAAGCAATGAACGAAAAAATGGAAAAACAGGAATATAAAGACGAATATAGCAAAAGATCAAGCGTTGAAGGACCATTTGGAATATTCAAAGAACAATTCCAAATAGAAAAAGAAGTAGTCATCGGAATGGTAAAAACAGAAGAAAGAATAAACTTAGATGCATTAGCATATAATTTAATACGACTACACAACATAAAACAAGAAATAAAAAACACAACAGAAGATTTAGAAGATTTCTGCGAAAGCACATCCATTAAAAACCAATTAAAACTTGATGTAACAATATTTTAA
- a CDS encoding restriction endonuclease subunit S, whose amino-acid sequence MQQIFAQKLRFDFKDEWKQYKLKDLLSVKSSSISINQLEDNTGTYPLYGASGFLKNIDFCEMETDYISIVKDGSGVGNLSYHEKNSSIVNTSQYLLPKKNFDIHFLYYLLQTLNLLKYVNGSSIPHIYFKDYCIEKVNVPSLPEQQQIGKLLVDADKTLENINNCINITQEFKKGLLQQMFVVQLILSLLQNKKHI is encoded by the coding sequence ATGCAACAGATTTTTGCACAAAAATTAAGATTTGATTTTAAAGATGAATGGAAACAATATAAATTAAAAGATTTATTAAGTGTAAAATCATCTAGTATTTCAATTAATCAATTGGAGGATAATACTGGAACCTATCCATTATATGGGGCCAGTGGATTTTTAAAGAATATTGATTTTTGTGAAATGGAAACCGATTATATTTCTATTGTTAAAGATGGTTCAGGAGTTGGAAATTTAAGTTATCATGAAAAGAATTCATCTATTGTGAATACTTCCCAATATCTATTGCCTAAAAAGAATTTTGATATTCATTTTCTTTATTATCTTTTACAAACATTAAATTTGTTAAAATATGTTAATGGGTCATCTATTCCCCATATTTATTTCAAAGATTATTGTATTGAGAAAGTAAATGTCCCTAGTTTGCCTGAACAGCAACAAATTGGAAAATTATTAGTAGATGCCGATAAAACTTTGGAAAATATTAATAATTGCATTAATATAACACAAGAATTTAAAAAAGGATTACTCCAGCAAATGTTTGTTGTACAATTAATTTTATCATTATTACAAAATAAGAAACATATCTAA
- the xerA gene encoding site-specific tyrosine recombinase/integron integrase has protein sequence MKTKIITNIQTDMKPFLDKNQLKKLENTLKQNLEHFDVIKKDKILTSIESKKNQDLVLNFLSAKQVEGCSQRTVTYYRTTIIKMLDKIKKKIEHITTDDLRTYLANYKKETNSSKITIDNVRRVLSSFFSWLEDEDYIVKNPVRRIHKIKTRKTVKEVLTDENFEILRDTCNNIRDLAMVELLNSTGIRVGELVNLNIDDVFFNERECIVLGKGDSERTVYFDAKTKIHLMNYLETRKDENPALFVSFKKPYNRLGINGVERRIRELGKQANIKRVHPHKFRRTMATNAIDKGMPIEQVQKLLGHVQIDTTMHYAMVNQNNVKNSHRKYLS, from the coding sequence ATGAAAACTAAAATTATAACCAATATTCAAACAGACATGAAACCTTTTTTAGATAAAAACCAGCTGAAAAAATTAGAAAATACTTTAAAACAAAATTTAGAACATTTTGATGTAATAAAAAAAGACAAAATTTTAACATCAATTGAATCTAAGAAAAATCAAGACCTTGTTTTAAATTTTCTATCAGCAAAACAAGTAGAAGGCTGCTCACAAAGAACAGTAACATATTATAGGACAACAATAATAAAAATGCTTGATAAAATTAAAAAGAAAATAGAACATATTACAACAGACGATTTAAGAACCTATCTTGCAAACTATAAAAAAGAAACAAATTCATCCAAAATAACCATCGACAATGTAAGAAGAGTTTTATCTAGCTTTTTTAGCTGGTTAGAAGACGAAGACTATATTGTCAAAAATCCTGTAAGACGTATTCATAAAATAAAAACAAGAAAAACTGTAAAAGAAGTTTTGACTGATGAAAACTTCGAAATATTAAGAGACACCTGTAATAATATTAGAGATCTTGCAATGGTTGAACTTTTAAATTCAACTGGAATACGTGTTGGAGAACTTGTAAACTTAAATATAGATGATGTATTTTTTAATGAACGTGAATGTATTGTTTTGGGAAAAGGTGATAGTGAAAGAACTGTATATTTTGATGCTAAAACAAAAATACATTTAATGAACTATTTAGAAACACGTAAAGATGAAAATCCTGCATTATTTGTCTCATTTAAAAAACCATACAATCGTTTGGGAATAAATGGTGTTGAGCGAAGAATACGTGAACTTGGAAAGCAAGCCAATATCAAAAGAGTCCACCCCCATAAATTCAGAAGAACTATGGCAACAAATGCAATTGACAAAGGAATGCCAATAGAACAAGTACAAAAACTATTAGGACATGTACAAATAGATACAACAATGCACTATGCTATGGTTAATCAGAACAATGTGAAAAACTCACATAGAAAATATTTAAGTTAA
- a CDS encoding restriction endonuclease subunit S has translation MSEEKLVPKLRFSGFTDEWKKSNLGNISSNEMYGMNSAAKDYDGFNKYIRITDISETSNKFIPNPLTSPDGDLEDKYKLKKGDIVFARTGASTGKTYLYDDNDRNLYFAGFLIKFHIDNANPKFIFYNTLKEEYLNWVSIMSVRSGQPGINSNEYKKLPIILPSLDEQNKISNFLTSIDKKIDLLERKHQFYQEFKKYLMQQIFTQKLRFADSDSCWKEISLKDIGTFYRGHSYNSTNVADEGLLVLRSNNIQGNVLDFSEDGLQFVDKDCKKELELQKNDIVICMSNGTRRLVGKSAEYTGNYENKVTVGAFCSIFRTENKLAKYLFQTESYKKNLYLILAGTNINNLKNSDLEKFKFNIPTNESEINKIHDLFVSIDNKIDYNKKQLEEITLFKKGLLQQMFV, from the coding sequence ATGAGTGAAGAAAAATTAGTTCCTAAATTGCGATTTAGCGGATTTACTGATGAATGGAAAAAATCTAATTTAGGAAATATTTCATCTAATGAAATGTATGGCATGAACTCTGCGGCAAAAGATTATGATGGATTTAATAAGTATATTAGAATTACAGACATATCTGAAACATCAAATAAATTCATTCCAAATCCATTAACCTCTCCTGATGGAGATTTGGAAGATAAATATAAATTAAAGAAAGGAGATATAGTTTTTGCTAGGACTGGTGCAAGTACTGGAAAAACTTATCTTTATGATGATAATGATAGAAATTTATATTTTGCAGGTTTTTTAATTAAATTTCATATTGATAATGCTAATCCAAAGTTTATTTTTTATAACACTCTGAAGGAGGAATATTTAAATTGGGTAAGCATAATGTCTGTACGTTCAGGTCAACCAGGTATTAATTCTAATGAATATAAAAAATTACCTATAATTTTACCTTCTTTAGATGAACAAAATAAAATTTCAAATTTTTTAACTTCGATCGACAAGAAAATTGATTTATTAGAAAGGAAGCATCAATTTTATCAAGAATTCAAGAAGTATTTGATGCAACAGATTTTCACACAGAAATTAAGATTTGCAGATAGTGATAGCTGTTGGAAAGAAATTTCATTAAAAGATATTGGAACCTTTTACAGAGGACACTCTTATAATTCTACTAATGTTGCAGATGAAGGATTATTAGTATTAAGGTCAAATAATATCCAGGGCAATGTTTTAGATTTTTCAGAAGATGGACTTCAATTTGTTGATAAAGATTGTAAAAAAGAATTAGAATTACAGAAAAATGATATTGTGATCTGTATGAGTAATGGAACTAGAAGATTAGTTGGAAAATCAGCAGAATACACCGGCAATTATGAGAATAAAGTTACTGTTGGAGCTTTTTGTAGTATTTTCAGAACTGAAAATAAATTAGCAAAATATTTATTCCAAACAGAAAGCTATAAAAAAAATTTATATTTAATTTTAGCTGGAACTAACATCAATAATCTTAAAAATTCTGATTTAGAAAAGTTTAAATTTAATATACCTACAAATGAATCAGAAATCAATAAAATACATGATTTATTTGTTTCAATTGATAATAAAATTGATTATAATAAAAAACAATTAGAAGAAATAACATTATTTAAAAAAGGTCTTCTCCAGCAAATGTTTGTTTAA
- a CDS encoding type I restriction-modification system subunit M has protein sequence MSDKQQNLETKLWAVADVLRGTMDANEFKNYILGFIFYKYLSEKIELRLTNELKQDGLTFEQAYAIDKFKEDLRQEAIENLGYFIEPQDLFSNLVKQASVGDEDLIQNVERAFKKVGDSSIGGKSAQDFENLFDDVDLQSSKLGRKVSDKNKLIGQIIKHLSEIDFELENDENDILGDAYEYLISQFASDAGKKAGEFYTPQEVSKILAKLVTVGKSRLKSVYDPTCGSGSLLLRVSKEVRVTDFYGQELNQTTYNLARMNMILHDVNFNDFDIRQGDSLEEPLFIDERFEAIVANPPFSANWSSDKKFLDDERFSAAGKLPPKSKADYAFVEHMIYHLDENGTMAIVLPHGVLFRGAAEGTIRKFLVDERNYLDAVIGLPANLFYGTSIPTCVLIFKKCREENDDILFIDASQEFEKVKNQNKLRESDIDKIVNTYINREEIDKYSHRASLEEIKENDFNLNIPRYVDTFEEEEPVDLDEVCKELEKISEEMKEVDAEIKKYCDELGIKAPLF, from the coding sequence ATGTCAGACAAACAACAAAATTTAGAAACAAAATTATGGGCAGTAGCAGATGTATTACGCGGAACAATGGATGCAAATGAATTTAAAAATTATATTTTAGGATTTATTTTTTACAAATATTTATCTGAAAAAATTGAGTTAAGATTAACAAATGAATTAAAACAGGACGGTTTAACTTTTGAACAGGCATATGCAATAGATAAATTCAAAGAAGATTTAAGACAGGAAGCTATTGAAAACTTGGGATATTTCATAGAACCTCAGGATCTTTTTTCAAATTTAGTTAAACAGGCCAGTGTTGGAGATGAGGACTTAATTCAGAATGTTGAAAGGGCATTTAAAAAAGTGGGAGATTCTTCAATTGGTGGAAAAAGTGCTCAGGATTTTGAAAATCTTTTTGATGATGTGGATTTACAGTCATCCAAACTTGGAAGAAAAGTATCCGATAAAAATAAGTTAATTGGACAAATAATAAAACACTTGTCTGAAATAGATTTTGAACTTGAAAATGATGAAAATGACATTCTTGGAGATGCATATGAATATCTGATAAGTCAATTTGCATCAGATGCCGGTAAAAAAGCAGGAGAATTTTATACTCCTCAGGAAGTAAGTAAAATTTTAGCAAAATTAGTTACAGTAGGTAAAAGCAGATTAAAATCTGTTTATGATCCAACATGTGGTTCAGGTTCACTTTTGCTTCGTGTAAGTAAAGAAGTAAGAGTAACAGACTTTTATGGTCAGGAACTAAACCAAACAACTTATAACTTAGCTAGAATGAACATGATTCTTCATGATGTAAACTTCAATGATTTTGATATTCGCCAGGGAGACAGTTTAGAGGAACCTTTGTTTATTGATGAGCGATTTGAAGCAATAGTAGCGAATCCACCATTTTCAGCAAATTGGAGTTCAGATAAAAAATTCTTGGATGATGAAAGATTCAGTGCAGCAGGAAAATTACCTCCAAAATCAAAAGCAGATTATGCATTTGTAGAACATATGATTTATCATTTGGATGAGAACGGAACAATGGCAATAGTATTACCTCATGGAGTATTATTTAGAGGAGCAGCTGAAGGAACAATTAGAAAATTTTTGGTTGATGAGAGAAATTACCTTGATGCAGTAATAGGATTGCCCGCTAATCTTTTTTATGGAACAAGTATTCCAACATGTGTTTTAATATTTAAAAAATGTCGTGAAGAAAATGATGATATATTATTTATAGATGCATCTCAAGAATTTGAAAAGGTTAAAAATCAAAATAAATTAAGGGAATCAGATATTGATAAAATAGTTAACACATACATCAATCGTGAAGAAATAGACAAATACTCACACAGAGCTTCACTTGAAGAGATTAAAGAAAACGATTTTAACTTAAATATTCCTCGTTATGTTGATACTTTTGAAGAAGAAGAACCAGTAGATTTAGATGAAGTATGCAAAGAACTTGAAAAGATTTCTGAAGAAATGAAAGAAGTTGATGCAGAAATTAAGAAATATTGTGATGAATTGGGTATTAAAGCACCATTATTTTAG
- a CDS encoding restriction endonuclease subunit S translates to MEIKRLSQIADVFSGVRLSRYGDEHGESQVVVHKTYSDNFLKFDCESKTVSDNYLKKFEKYFSKENDIIVHSFDLDKVTKITKKGIIIPSDYIIIRLHENIDSDFMVFLLKSSIFPRELNKLREGSAGKWIKINHMREVKLPIPDYNNQKECGKLLRLLEDKIQLKLKSVENNKKAQKAILDKLVGD, encoded by the coding sequence ATAGAAATAAAAAGATTATCACAGATAGCTGATGTTTTTTCAGGAGTTAGATTATCTAGATATGGTGATGAGCATGGAGAATCACAAGTTGTGGTTCACAAAACCTACTCTGATAATTTTTTAAAGTTTGACTGTGAATCTAAAACAGTTTCAGATAATTATCTTAAAAAATTTGAAAAATACTTTTCAAAAGAAAATGATATTATTGTTCATAGTTTTGATCTAGATAAAGTAACTAAAATTACAAAAAAGGGAATCATAATTCCAAGCGATTATATAATCATAAGATTACATGAAAATATAGATTCTGATTTTATGGTTTTTCTTTTAAAAAGTAGTATATTCCCGCGTGAACTAAATAAGTTAAGAGAAGGTTCAGCGGGAAAATGGATTAAAATTAATCATATGAGGGAAGTTAAACTACCAATTCCAGATTACAATAATCAAAAAGAGTGTGGTAAATTATTAAGATTATTAGAAGATAAAATTCAATTAAAATTAAAATCAGTAGAAAACAATAAAAAAGCACAAAAAGCAATATTGGATAAATTAGTGGGGGATTAA